From one Pseudopipra pipra isolate bDixPip1 chromosome 2, bDixPip1.hap1, whole genome shotgun sequence genomic stretch:
- the C1S gene encoding complement C1s subcomponent — protein MWYLIFFSLPAWADAASMYGEILSPNYPQLYPNDVKESWEIQVPPGYGIHLYFTHLDLEPSQNCEYDFVKILSGDHVEGVLCGRKKPRAPGSSIVEEFHVPYNTLTLSFQSDFSNEERFTGFAAYYVAVDLDECTDFVEEPCSHYCNNYIGGYFCTCPPDYFLYEDNRTCGVNCSGNVFTELSGEIASPNYPDQYPENSRCEYRVALSPGYFVVLTIRSGDFDVEPADSNGTCLDSLTLVSGKQHFGPYCGSKFPGPPEIKIRNNILDIIFQTDHAVQHKGWKIRYYGDPVTCPLSVIPNSVLDPKKDRYILKDNVKVTCVEGYEIVRQRDSITSFHSSCQDNGEWSNSHLSCVPVNCGDPPPVDNAQALYVSELHEPLYKAAVRYQCDAPYYTLENKGDVVYQCSASGEWVNEEMGTKLPKCAPVCGIPSNPIRDKARIFGGTRAEEGNFPWQVYFQYPRASGVLISERWVMTAAHVLEGYEEPTMYAGVVDVSKESLEYNAEHLIPEASFIHPGWKEEPEETRTDFDNDIALVKLRDPVKMGPNISPLCLPGKSPEYELQEGTLGYIAGWGQRERGKLPRDLWKAQIPVVNMDNCRSVKPEGYDDSIVYLFTDNMICAGGGKDSCQGDSGGAYAIQDPLNDTRYYVAGLISWGPKCGTFGLYTKVVRYLDWIRETMSKNEDEEAWQK, from the exons ATGTG GTACCTTatcttcttctctctccctgcctgggctgaTGCGGCTTCCATGTATGGAGAGATCTTGTCACCCAATTATCCTCAGCTGTATCCCAATGATGTGAAGGAATCTTGGGAAATCCAGGTCCCTCCGGGATATGGTATTCACCTTTATTTCACGCATCTGGATCTTGAACCATCACAGAACTGCGAATATGACTTTGTGAAG ATCCTGTCTGGTGACCATGTTGAAGGTGTGCTTTGTGGGCGGAAGAAACCTCGTGCCCCTGGCTCCTCGATTGTGGAGGAATTTCATGTCCCTTACAACACCCTCACTTTGAGCTTCCAATCAGACTTTTCCAATGAGGAGCGCTTCACTGGTTTTGCAGCCTACTATGTTGCAGTAG ACTTGGATGAGTGCACGGATTTTGTGGAGGAGCCTTGCAGTCATTACTGTAATAATTACATTGGAGGTTACTTCTGTACCTGTCCACCAGATTATTTCCTCTATGAGGATAACAGAACTTGTGGAG TGAACTGCAGTGGAAATGTCTTCACTGAGCTCTCAGGGGAGATTGCCAGCCCCAACTATCCCGACCAGTACCCAGAGAACTCACGGTGTGAGTACCGAGTGGCTCTGAGTCCAGGCTACTTCGTGGTGCTGACCATACGCAGCGGGGACTTCGACGTGGAACCAGCCGACTCAAATGGGACTTGCCTCGACAGCTTAACA CTTGTCTCTGGAAAACAACACTTTGGTCCCTATTGTGGCAGCAAATTCCCAGGTCCTCCTGAAATCAAAATTAGGAACAACATCCTTGACATAATCTTCCAGACAGACCATGCTGTACAGCACAAAGGCTGGAAAATACGCTACTATGGGGATC CTGTAACCTGTCCTCTGAGTGTCATCCCCAACTCTGTTCTTGACCCAAAGAAGGACAGGTATATCTTAAAGGACAATGTGAAGGTGACCTGTGTGGAAGGCTATGAAATTGTGAGG CAACGAGATAGCATCACAAGTTTTCACTCCAGCTGTCAGGACAATGGTGAATGGAGCAACTCCCATTTGAGCTGTGTTC CTGTGAACTGTGGTGATCCCCCTCCTGTTGACAACGCCCAAGCCTTATATGTCTCCGAACTCCATGAGCCTCTCTATAAAGCTGCTGTCCGGTATCAGTGTGATGCACCTTACTATACCCTAGAAAACAAAGGGGATG TGGTGTATCAGTGCTCAGCCAGCGGAGAATGGGTCAATGAAGAGATGGGAACAAAGCTACCAAAATGTGCCCCAG tctGTGGGATACCTAGTAATCCCATCCGAGACAAAGCAAGGATTTTTGGAGGCACCCGTGCAGAAGAGGGCAACTTTCCTTGGCAGGTGTATTTCCAGTACCCAAGAGCAAGTGGTGTACTCATCTCTGAAAGATGGGTAATGACTGCAGCTCATGTTTTGGAGGGATATGAAGAGCCCACCATGTATGCTGGGGTAGTCGATGTTAGTAAAGAATCTCTGGAGTATAATGCCGAACATCTGATCCCAGAAGCTTCATTCATCCATCCTGGTTGGAAGGAGGAGCCCGAAGAAACCAGGACCGATTTTGATAATGATATTGCACTAGTGAAGCTGAGGGATCCTGTGAAGATGGGTCCAAACATCTCACCCCTCTGTCTTCCTGGTAAATCACCTGAATATGAGCTGCAAGAAGGAACTCTGGGGTACATTGCTGGATGGggccagagagagagaggaaaactaCCTAGGGATCTTTGGAAGGCCCAGATTCCCGTGGTTAACATGGACAATTGCCGATCTGTGAAACCAGAGGGCTACGATGATTCCATTGTTTACCTGTTCACCGACAATATGATCTGTGCTGGTGGGGGCAAGGACAGCTGTCAAGGGGACAGTGGTGGAGCCTATGCTATCCAAGATCCTCTTAATGACACACGGTACTACGTTGCGGGGCTGATCTCCTGGGGACCGAAATGCGGTACCTTTGGTCTTTACACCAAGGTAGTGCGTTATCTGGACTGGATTAGAGAGACCATGAGCAAGAATGAGGATGAAGAAGCTTGGCAGAAATAG
- the C1R gene encoding complement C1r subcomponent isoform X2: protein MHLEFHSDFSNEDNGTVIPYRGFLAYYKAVDLDECDSNNAAEKDERPQCQHFCHNYVGGYFCSCRTGYQLQSDHHSCQVECSSELFTEASGYLSSPEYPQPYPEDLRCNYSIRLQKGLSITLMFLEPFEIDEHQQVHCPYDQLKIQARGREIGEFCGRESPGIIETNSNEVDILFLTDESGFSRGWKIHYTSEKIRCPQPVPRDQFTIIRDLQSVYQFQDYFVVSCKTGYNLMEGNRKLLSFTAVCQADGTWHQPMPRCEIVNCGSPKILTNGAFSYVNELANNKYQSTISYRCNEPYYHIVTGTGGDRFTCSPEGTWLDQDGQARIPACLPVCGKPVHPVIKVQRILGGLSAKTGNFPWQALTGINGRGGGALLGDRWILTAAHTIFPKGAVRNNMSLDQIAEEAEVFLGHTNVEELHKMGNHPVRRIFIHPDYSPKDEYNFNGDIALLELKHPVTLGPTLLPICLPDTTNTTFYVDGHMGYVSGFGVDKNIISNDLKYVSLPAVARDKCQSWLDSKKDIPMVFSENMFCAGFPRGKQDTCQGDSGSVFTALDRESGRWVATGIVSWGIGCAQGYGFYTKILSYLDWIKGIVEEDKL from the exons ATGCACCTGGAATTTCACTCTGATTTCTCCAATGAAGACAATGGCACAGTGATTCCCTACAGGGGCTTCCTGGCATACTACAAAGCTGTGG ATCTGGATGAATGTGACTCTAATAATGCTGCTGAGAAGGATGAAAGGCCTCAGTGCCAGCACTTCTGTCACAACTATGTGGGTGGCTACTTTTGTTCTTGCCGCACTGGCTACCAGCTTCAGAGCGACCACCACTCCTGCCAAG TGGAGTGCAGCAGTGAGTTGTTCACAGAGGCATCTGGGTACCTGAGCAGTCCTGAGTACCCCCAGCCCTATCCTGAAGACCTTCGGTGTAACTACAGCATCCGTCTGCAAAAGGGCCTATCTATCACCCTCATGTTCTTGGAACCCTTTGAGATTGATGAACACCAGCAAGTCCACTGTCCTTATGACCAACTCAAG ATCCAAGCACGAGGGAGAGAGATTGGTGAATTCTGTGGCAGGGAATCACCTGGCATTATTGAAACTAACAGCAATGAGGTGGACATACTCTTCCTCACTGATGAGTCAGGGTTCAGTCGTGGCTGGAAGATCCACTACACCTCGGAGA AAATACGGTGCCCACAGCCTGTCCCACGGGATCAGTTTACCATTATCAGAGACCTGCAGTCTGTGTATCAATTTCAGGACTACTTTGTTGTCAGCTGCAAGACTGGGTATAACCTGATGGAG GGCAACCGAAAGCTGCTGTCCTTCACTGCTGTCTGCCAGGCTGATGGGACATGGCACCAACCCATGCCGCGCTGTGAAA TTGTGAACTGTGGCAGCCCTAAAATCCTGACCAATGGGGCATTCAGCTATGTTAATGAACTTGCAAACAATAAGTACCAATCAACTATCTCATACCGATGCAATGAGCCGTATTATCACATCGTCACTGGAACAGGCGGTG ACAGATTCACCTGTTCTCCTGAGGGAACCTGGCTGGACCAAGATGGCCAGGCAAGGATTCCTGCCTGCTTGCCAG TGTGTGGGAAGCCGGTCCATCCTGTTATTAAAGTCCAGCGGATCTTGGGTGGCTTGTCAGCAAAGACAGGCAATTTTCCTTGGCAGGCTCTGACTGGCATCAATGGACGAGGGGGTGGTGCCCTCCTGGGTGATCGCTGGATCCTGACGGCTGCCCACACCATCTTCCCCAAAGGAGCAGTAAGGAACAACATGAGCCTGGACCAGATAGCAGAGGAGGCTGAGGTTTTCCTCGGCCACACCAATGTGGAAGAGCTCCACAAGATGGGTAACCACCCTGTACGTAGGATCTTTATCCACCCAGATTACAGCCCTAAAGATGAATACAACTTCAACGGGGACATAGCCCTGCTGGAGCTGAAACACCCAGTAACCTTGGGCCCTACCCTACTGCCCATCTGTCTCCCAGATACCACCAACACCACGTTCTATGTGGATGGGCACATGGGCTACGTGAGCGGCTTTGGTGTGGATAAAAACATCATCTCAAATGATTTGAAGTACGTGAGCCTACCAGCAGTTGCTCGAGATAAGTGTCAGAGTTGGCTGGACAGTAAGAAAGACATCCCTATGGTTTTCTCTGAGAATATGTTCTGTGCTGGCTTCCCCAGAGGCAAACAGGATACCTGCCAGGGGGATAGTGGGAGCGTCTTTACAGCGTTAGACAGGGAAAGTGGTCGTTGGGTGGCTACCGGTATAGTTTCTTGGGGTATTGGCTGTGCCCAAGGTTATGGCTTCTACACCAAGATCCTTAGCTATTTGGACTGGATCAAAGGGATAGTAGAGGAGGACAAGCTCTAG
- the RBP5 gene encoding retinol-binding protein 5: MPPNLTGYYRFVSQENMDNYLRALDINVVLRKLVCLLKPDKEIIHTGDHMVIRTITSLRDYVMDFDLGVQFEEDLGPVDGRKCQTTVSWEGDQLVCEQLGEKRNRGWRHWLEGDKLHLRMTAEDEICVQVFQKVK; the protein is encoded by the exons ATGCCTCCCAACCTCACCGGCTATTACCGCTTCGTCTCCCAGGAGAACATGGACAATTACCTGCGGGCTTTAG ATATCAACGTGGTCCTGCGAAAACTGGTTTGCCTACTGAAGCCTGACAAAGAAATCATTCACACGGGGGATCACATGGTTATCCGCACCATCACCTCCCTGAGGGACTATGTGATGGATTTTGACCTGGGAGTCCAGTTTGAGGAAGACTTGGGACCTGTGGATGGACGCAAGTGCCAG acaactgtCTCCTGGGAGGGGGATCAACTGGTGTGTGAGCAGCTAGGAGAGAAGAGGAACCGAGGCTGGAGGCACTGGCTGGAGGGGGACAAGCTGCATCTG CGCATGACTGCTGAAGATGAGATCTGCGTCCAGGTTTTCCAGAAGGTGAAGTGA
- the C1R gene encoding complement C1r subcomponent isoform X1: MHVPCLPWAFLFFGVISSSPVPKKLYGEIRSPGYPKPYPNNNVSIWDIQVPKGYVVKLTFKYFDLEPSLSCFYDYVKIKADKKDLGRYCGQLGSTTGNHPGRKEFVSKGNRMHLEFHSDFSNEDNGTVIPYRGFLAYYKAVDLDECDSNNAAEKDERPQCQHFCHNYVGGYFCSCRTGYQLQSDHHSCQVECSSELFTEASGYLSSPEYPQPYPEDLRCNYSIRLQKGLSITLMFLEPFEIDEHQQVHCPYDQLKIQARGREIGEFCGRESPGIIETNSNEVDILFLTDESGFSRGWKIHYTSEKIRCPQPVPRDQFTIIRDLQSVYQFQDYFVVSCKTGYNLMEGNRKLLSFTAVCQADGTWHQPMPRCEIVNCGSPKILTNGAFSYVNELANNKYQSTISYRCNEPYYHIVTGTGGDRFTCSPEGTWLDQDGQARIPACLPVCGKPVHPVIKVQRILGGLSAKTGNFPWQALTGINGRGGGALLGDRWILTAAHTIFPKGAVRNNMSLDQIAEEAEVFLGHTNVEELHKMGNHPVRRIFIHPDYSPKDEYNFNGDIALLELKHPVTLGPTLLPICLPDTTNTTFYVDGHMGYVSGFGVDKNIISNDLKYVSLPAVARDKCQSWLDSKKDIPMVFSENMFCAGFPRGKQDTCQGDSGSVFTALDRESGRWVATGIVSWGIGCAQGYGFYTKILSYLDWIKGIVEEDKL, encoded by the exons AT GCATGTTCCCTGTCTCCCATGGGCCTTCCTCTTTTTTGGAGTGATCAGTTCCAGTCCAGTCCCAAAAAAGCTTTATGGGGAGATCAGATCCCCTGGTTATCCCAAGCCATATCCAAACAATAACGTCAGCATCTGGGACATCCAGGTCCCAAAAGGCTATGTAGTGAAGCTGACCTTTAAATACTTTGATCTGGAGCCATCTCTGTCCTGCTTCTACGATTATGTTAAG ATCAAAGCAGACAAGAAGGACTTGGGCCGATATTGTGGCCAGCTTGGGTCAACCACGGGGAATCACCCGGGAAGAAAGGAGTTTGTATCTAAGGGGAACAGGATGCACCTGGAATTTCACTCTGATTTCTCCAATGAAGACAATGGCACAGTGATTCCCTACAGGGGCTTCCTGGCATACTACAAAGCTGTGG ATCTGGATGAATGTGACTCTAATAATGCTGCTGAGAAGGATGAAAGGCCTCAGTGCCAGCACTTCTGTCACAACTATGTGGGTGGCTACTTTTGTTCTTGCCGCACTGGCTACCAGCTTCAGAGCGACCACCACTCCTGCCAAG TGGAGTGCAGCAGTGAGTTGTTCACAGAGGCATCTGGGTACCTGAGCAGTCCTGAGTACCCCCAGCCCTATCCTGAAGACCTTCGGTGTAACTACAGCATCCGTCTGCAAAAGGGCCTATCTATCACCCTCATGTTCTTGGAACCCTTTGAGATTGATGAACACCAGCAAGTCCACTGTCCTTATGACCAACTCAAG ATCCAAGCACGAGGGAGAGAGATTGGTGAATTCTGTGGCAGGGAATCACCTGGCATTATTGAAACTAACAGCAATGAGGTGGACATACTCTTCCTCACTGATGAGTCAGGGTTCAGTCGTGGCTGGAAGATCCACTACACCTCGGAGA AAATACGGTGCCCACAGCCTGTCCCACGGGATCAGTTTACCATTATCAGAGACCTGCAGTCTGTGTATCAATTTCAGGACTACTTTGTTGTCAGCTGCAAGACTGGGTATAACCTGATGGAG GGCAACCGAAAGCTGCTGTCCTTCACTGCTGTCTGCCAGGCTGATGGGACATGGCACCAACCCATGCCGCGCTGTGAAA TTGTGAACTGTGGCAGCCCTAAAATCCTGACCAATGGGGCATTCAGCTATGTTAATGAACTTGCAAACAATAAGTACCAATCAACTATCTCATACCGATGCAATGAGCCGTATTATCACATCGTCACTGGAACAGGCGGTG ACAGATTCACCTGTTCTCCTGAGGGAACCTGGCTGGACCAAGATGGCCAGGCAAGGATTCCTGCCTGCTTGCCAG TGTGTGGGAAGCCGGTCCATCCTGTTATTAAAGTCCAGCGGATCTTGGGTGGCTTGTCAGCAAAGACAGGCAATTTTCCTTGGCAGGCTCTGACTGGCATCAATGGACGAGGGGGTGGTGCCCTCCTGGGTGATCGCTGGATCCTGACGGCTGCCCACACCATCTTCCCCAAAGGAGCAGTAAGGAACAACATGAGCCTGGACCAGATAGCAGAGGAGGCTGAGGTTTTCCTCGGCCACACCAATGTGGAAGAGCTCCACAAGATGGGTAACCACCCTGTACGTAGGATCTTTATCCACCCAGATTACAGCCCTAAAGATGAATACAACTTCAACGGGGACATAGCCCTGCTGGAGCTGAAACACCCAGTAACCTTGGGCCCTACCCTACTGCCCATCTGTCTCCCAGATACCACCAACACCACGTTCTATGTGGATGGGCACATGGGCTACGTGAGCGGCTTTGGTGTGGATAAAAACATCATCTCAAATGATTTGAAGTACGTGAGCCTACCAGCAGTTGCTCGAGATAAGTGTCAGAGTTGGCTGGACAGTAAGAAAGACATCCCTATGGTTTTCTCTGAGAATATGTTCTGTGCTGGCTTCCCCAGAGGCAAACAGGATACCTGCCAGGGGGATAGTGGGAGCGTCTTTACAGCGTTAGACAGGGAAAGTGGTCGTTGGGTGGCTACCGGTATAGTTTCTTGGGGTATTGGCTGTGCCCAAGGTTATGGCTTCTACACCAAGATCCTTAGCTATTTGGACTGGATCAAAGGGATAGTAGAGGAGGACAAGCTCTAG